The following coding sequences lie in one Haematobia irritans isolate KBUSLIRL chromosome 3, ASM5000362v1, whole genome shotgun sequence genomic window:
- the Ldsdh1 gene encoding lipid droplet subset dehydrogenase 1 isoform X2, with protein sequence MADRSGNSSPDIAAIIQMVIEIIVFHIKFWFATFEGIVRSFMPKEEVDVRGKFVFITGTGHGMGKYMAQQYSGLGAKVICVDINEKNNSETVKEIKQGGGDAYGYTCDVTNRDAIFELAQKVQKDHGFIEIIVNNAGIMPCRPLLEQTEKEIRLMYDINVLAHFWILQAFLPEMIAKNKGHIVAMSSCAGLFGLPNLVPYCGTKFAVRGLMVSMHEELRKLNKNNQIKFTTIYPYMVDTGLCKNPSYRFSWMKMVGVEEAASKIIHAQRTGLEEHSIPSYYLYMEKIGRVLPHKTHRVAFDFVDAHLESDNK encoded by the exons ATGGCTGATAGATCAGGCAACAG TTCTCCAGATATAGCTGCAATTATCCAAATGGTAATTGAGATTATCGTTTTTCACATCAAATTTTGGTTTGCTACATTTGAAGGTATTGTCCGATCCTTCATGCCCAAAGAGGAGGTCGATGTTAGGGGTAAATTTGTTTTCATCACCGGTACCGGTCATGGTATGGGTAAATACATGGCCCAACAATATAGTGGTTTGGGAGCCAAAGTCATTTGTGTAGATATCAACGAAAAGAATAATTCGGAAACTGTTAAGGAAATCAAACAAGGTGGTGGTGATGCCTATGGTTATAC TTGTGATGTTACCAATCGTGATGCCATCTTTGAATTGGCTCAAAAAGTTCAAAAAGATCatggttttattgaaattattgtaAATAATGCTGGAATAATGCCTTGCCGTCCTCTATTGGAACAGACTGAAAAAGAAATCCGTTTGATGTATGACATCAATGTATTGGCTCATTTCTGG ATTTTGCAAGCTTTCTTGCCTGAAATGATTGCTAAAAATAAAGGTCATATTGTTGCTATGTCCTCTTGTGCTGGTCTCTTCGGTTTGCCAAACCTAGTGCCATATTGTGGTACCAAATTTGCCGTTCGTGGTTTAATGGTATCAATGCATGAAGAATTACGtaaacttaataaaaataatcaa ATTAAATTCACCACAATCTATCCATACATGGTCGATACCGGTTTGTGTAAGAATCCCAGTTACCGCTTTTCCTGGATGAAAATGGTTGGTGTGGAAGAAGCTGCCAGTAAAATTATTCATGCCCAACGTACTGGTCTCGAAGAACACAGTATTCCAAGCTATTATctttatatggaaaaaattggtcgTGTTCTTCCACATAAAACTCATCGCGTTGCATTTGATTTTGTCGATGCCCATTTAGAGTCTGATAACAAATAA